A stretch of the Chlamydia pecorum E58 genome encodes the following:
- the groEL gene encoding chaperonin GroEL, which yields MAKLSRQIEGLRALHRGVSCLARAVQGTLGGGHVVVSRLYEKPIITNDALTVVKELALEDPFENLGIKILRDAAMRVVSHVGDGVATTILLAEAIFSMGMEGILSGMDPQEITQGILLASQSISQKLEMLSTPVSFEEIAHLAISTAQDEVLGTMISHAIDKIGPEGMFVVAESQNAESSLELISGMSLNTGYLSSYFVTRPDTMDIFWEEAYLLLLDCKIHTISSSCMGFLDFVLREKAFPLILIARDFSKDVLNTLVLNKLKRGFPMCALKIPESGESAQAFLEDLAIFSGASVIHEPETAFQNISLDALGKVHGVSIQHDAAVFLHGCGEIKAKESRIRYFRSAISQSKSCEEAHTLKERLSRFLGGVAKISLGAETETELREKKVKIENALQVVRSACIRGVVADREEALLRAAREISVPKGLSLGADFGFQGVLRAVLSPLRALATHCEYDPEQVIEALSHPEGGDQDYRRKDSFENLFLSRGCTPLEVTTSSLKYAVSVSSLLLTSSFFVANSPVEIKDVSSKKEGRFRQLRNEDEG from the coding sequence ATGGCTAAACTATCGCGTCAGATTGAAGGGTTGCGAGCGTTGCATCGTGGAGTGAGCTGTTTAGCCAGAGCCGTGCAAGGCACTTTAGGAGGAGGCCATGTTGTGGTCTCTCGCCTTTATGAAAAACCGATAATTACCAATGATGCCCTAACAGTTGTTAAAGAGCTTGCTCTTGAAGATCCTTTTGAGAACTTGGGCATAAAAATCCTTAGAGATGCTGCTATGCGCGTTGTCAGTCATGTAGGCGATGGCGTAGCAACAACAATACTTCTTGCCGAGGCGATTTTTTCCATGGGCATGGAAGGGATCCTTTCTGGGATGGATCCTCAAGAAATCACCCAGGGGATCCTTCTGGCGTCTCAGAGCATAAGTCAAAAGCTTGAAATGCTCTCTACTCCTGTGAGCTTTGAGGAGATAGCACATCTTGCGATCTCTACAGCTCAGGACGAAGTTTTGGGAACAATGATTAGCCATGCCATAGATAAGATTGGCCCCGAAGGGATGTTTGTCGTGGCAGAGAGTCAAAATGCAGAGTCTTCTTTAGAGCTCATTTCAGGGATGAGCTTAAATACAGGATACCTTTCTTCCTATTTTGTGACGCGTCCCGACACAATGGATATCTTTTGGGAAGAAGCCTATCTGCTGCTTTTAGACTGTAAAATCCATACAATATCTTCCTCCTGCATGGGCTTTTTAGATTTTGTCCTTAGGGAAAAAGCTTTCCCTCTAATTCTAATCGCTAGGGACTTTAGTAAAGATGTTTTGAATACGCTGGTTCTCAATAAGTTGAAGCGGGGGTTCCCCATGTGTGCATTGAAAATCCCCGAATCGGGAGAAAGTGCTCAAGCTTTTTTGGAGGATCTTGCGATTTTCTCCGGAGCTTCTGTAATTCATGAACCAGAGACAGCCTTTCAAAACATTTCTTTGGATGCCTTGGGGAAAGTTCACGGTGTGAGTATACAACATGATGCTGCGGTGTTTTTACATGGCTGTGGTGAGATAAAAGCTAAGGAGTCCCGAATTCGCTACTTTCGCTCCGCCATCTCTCAGAGCAAATCGTGTGAGGAAGCGCATACTTTAAAAGAACGCCTCTCACGATTTCTTGGGGGTGTGGCAAAGATTTCCCTGGGAGCAGAGACAGAAACCGAACTGAGAGAAAAGAAGGTTAAGATAGAGAACGCCTTACAGGTTGTGCGATCTGCGTGTATACGAGGTGTAGTTGCTGATAGAGAGGAGGCGCTACTTCGAGCTGCAAGAGAGATCTCTGTGCCTAAAGGGCTTTCTTTAGGCGCAGATTTTGGGTTTCAGGGGGTGTTGCGAGCAGTATTGTCTCCATTGAGGGCGTTGGCAACACATTGCGAGTATGATCCCGAGCAGGTAATAGAAGCGCTCTCCCATCCCGAGGGGGGAGATCAGGATTATAGAAGAAAAGACTCCTTTGAAAATCTTTTTTTATCTAGGGGATGTACTCCTCTTGAGGTAACAACTTCTTCATTAAAATATGCAGTTTCTGTATCATCCCTTCTTCTCACGAGTTCTTTTTTCGTTGCAAATTCCCCCGTGGAAATAAAGGATGTGTCCTCAAAGAAAGAGGGCCGCTTTCGTCAATTGCGCAATGAAGATGAAGGGTAA
- a CDS encoding DUF1343 domain-containing protein, which produces MRLWFLFLFLGFSFSPMSFAQVLVGLDRLFVEECFTQHIAGKTIVLISHHAAINAQGEDALSLFLAKRSLCSLVRLCTLEHGYYGSSPADTITRLEPQGIPVTSLYNMQDIPPEVVQDSDLLVYDVQDIGVRSYTFISVLFRLVKASETYHKRLLVLDRPNPMGGEIIDGPIAKFGDHDAPAIPYCYGMTPGELALFFQRVYAPKADVCVVPMKGWKRSMSFEDTGCIWIPPSPQIPDAQSAFFYATTGILGALSITSIGVGYTLPFKVLGAPWMDGERVARELNRHKLPGVVFLPFYYEPFFGKYKMELCSGVLLVLKNPRVFLPVETQCTILGVLKNLYPKEIAAAFLAINKIPVRRTSICRIIGDERFLHICQNERYIMWPLRKLCVEARTAFHSLRAPSLIADYAEE; this is translated from the coding sequence ATGAGATTGTGGTTTTTATTTTTGTTTTTAGGATTTAGCTTCTCCCCTATGAGCTTTGCTCAGGTTCTCGTAGGTTTGGATCGCCTATTTGTTGAAGAGTGCTTTACACAGCATATTGCTGGGAAAACAATCGTTTTAATATCGCATCATGCAGCAATTAACGCTCAGGGGGAAGATGCTCTTTCTCTTTTCCTCGCAAAGCGATCTCTCTGTTCTTTGGTGCGCTTGTGTACGTTAGAACACGGCTATTATGGTTCTTCTCCAGCCGATACAATTACTCGTCTAGAACCCCAGGGGATCCCGGTGACGTCGCTCTATAATATGCAAGATATCCCTCCTGAGGTAGTCCAAGATAGTGATCTCTTGGTTTATGATGTGCAAGATATCGGAGTGCGTTCGTATACTTTTATTTCTGTGCTGTTTCGTTTAGTTAAGGCCTCAGAAACCTATCATAAGCGTTTATTAGTTCTAGACCGGCCAAACCCTATGGGAGGGGAGATTATTGATGGCCCTATAGCGAAGTTTGGAGATCATGATGCTCCTGCAATTCCCTATTGCTATGGAATGACCCCTGGAGAGCTGGCATTGTTTTTTCAGCGTGTTTATGCTCCAAAAGCTGACGTATGTGTTGTCCCTATGAAGGGCTGGAAACGTTCAATGTCCTTTGAAGATACAGGCTGTATTTGGATCCCCCCTAGTCCACAAATTCCTGATGCACAGTCAGCTTTTTTTTATGCAACCACGGGAATTCTTGGAGCATTGTCTATAACAAGCATCGGTGTGGGGTATACATTGCCTTTTAAGGTCCTAGGTGCCCCTTGGATGGATGGGGAGCGTGTTGCAAGGGAGCTGAACCGCCACAAGCTTCCTGGAGTGGTGTTTCTACCTTTTTATTATGAGCCTTTCTTTGGAAAGTATAAGATGGAACTATGCTCAGGGGTGCTTCTTGTCCTTAAAAACCCCAGGGTATTTCTTCCTGTTGAAACCCAATGCACGATTTTAGGAGTGCTGAAGAACCTTTATCCCAAGGAAATCGCCGCAGCATTTCTAGCGATAAATAAAATTCCTGTAAGAAGAACTTCTATTTGCCGGATTATTGGAGACGAGAGATTCTTGCATATATGCCAAAATGAACGCTATATTATGTGGCCTTTACGTAAGCTTTGTGTAGAAGCTAGAACAGCGTTTCATTCTTTGCGCGCTCCCTCTTTAATTGCGGATTATGCTGAGGAATAA